Part of the Neisseria leonii genome is shown below.
GCTTTTTAAACTTCCTTAAACTTCGGTTTTCTGAAATACGCGGTATTTCAGACGGCCTGATCAATGATGAAATTTCGATATGAATGATACTGCTTCCCAACCTGTCATCGCCGCCATCGCCACCGCTGCCGGGCGCGGCGGAGTGGGTGTGATCCGTCTGTCGGGCAAAAATCTGCTGCCCTTGGCGCAGCGCATCAGCGGCGGCAAAACACCCGTGCCGCGCACGGCCGTGTACACCGATTTTGTCGATGAAAACGGGCAGCCGATCGACAACGGCCTGCTGCTGTATTTTGCCGCGCCCGCCAGCTTTACAGGAGAGGACGTGATTGAGTTGCAGGGACACGGCGGGCCGGTGGTGATGCAGATGCTGCTTTCGCGCTGTCTGGAACTGGGCGCGCGGCCGGCAGAGCCGGGCGAGTTTACCAAACGCGCGTTTCTCAACAATAAATTGGATCTGGCGCAGGCCGAGAGTGTGGCCGATCTGATTGACGCGTCCAGCCGGTCGGCCGCGCGCATGGCCGTGCGCTCGCTCAAGGGCGCGTTTTCGCAGCATATTCATGCGCTGGTGGACGACCTGATTACGCTGCGTATGCTGGTGGAGGCCACGCTGGATTTTCCCGAAGAGGACATCGATTTTCTCGAAGCGGCCGATGCGCGCGGCAAGCTGGCCGGTCTGCAAGGCCGTCTGAAAACCGTATTGCAGAGTGCCGAGCAGGGCGCGTTGCTGCGCGAGGGCATGAGCGTGGTGCTGGCGGGTGCGCCGAATGTCGGCAAATCGAGCCTGCTCAATGCACTGGCGGGCGACGAAGTGGCGATTGTGACCGATATTGCGGGTACGACGCGCGATACCGTCCGTGAACAGATTACGCTTGACGGCGTGCCCGTGCATATTATCGACACCGCCGGTCTGCGCGACACCGACGATGTGGTGGAGCAAATCGGCATCGAACGCAGCCGCAGGGCGGTGCGCGAAGCCGATGTAGCCCTGATTCTGATAGATCCGTCCGACGGCCTCAACGCCAAGACTCAGGCGGTTTTGGCCGATTTGCCGCCGACGCTGAAAAAAATCGAAATCCGCAACAAAATCGATTTGACGGGCGAAACGGCCGGCGTGTTTTCAGACGGCCTCACGCCGCAAAGCGGTGCAGACTGTTTAATCAAGTTGTCCGCCAAAACCGGTTCGGGACTGGATTTGCTCAAACAGGCACTGTTGAAAGAAGTCGGCTGGCAGGGCGAGAGCGAAGGGCTGTTCCTTGCCCGCAGCCGCCACCTGGCCGCACTGAAAACGGCCGGGGCCGAGCTGGAACTGGCCGCGCTGTGCGGCAGCCGGCAAATCGAATTGCTGGCCGAGCATTTGCGGCTGGCGCAGAACGCGTGCAGCGAAATCACCGGCGAATTTACCGCCGACGATTTATTGGGCGTGATTTTTTCGCGCTTCTGCATCGGCAAATAGCCGCTTCCCGACATCGCGCACGTTGGTTGGACAAACACGTCAGGCCGTCTGAAAAGCATTTCCGCCCTTTTCAGACGGCATTTTTGCCCCTTGCACCGCGCGTTGCGCCGTTTGTTTTCCGCCTTAAAGCAGGGTAAACTTCCGCCTATTGAAAAATCCTATGGTAACGCTATGAATGCTGCATTTAAGGTTAAATCCGCCCGTTTGGACGCGCTGGCGTTTTTAGTGGAAAACGGAGATGCCGGCTGCCTGGACAGTACCTTGGCCGAATCCGCCCAGCGTTATCGGGCCATGCAGCTGCCGCTGCTGCTGGATATGCAGGCGTTTGCCCAGCCGCAGGATACCGACCTGGCCGCGCTCTTGGCAGTATTCGCGCGCCACGGCCTGACCGTGTGTGCGCTGCGCCACGAAAACGAGGCGTGGGCGCAGGCCGCAGCGGAAAACGGGCTGGCATTCAGTATCCCCAATAAAGCGGGTTACGGCGACATTCCCGAACCGGCTGAGACTGTGCCGGTGCCGACCACCGTCATCAACCGCCCCACCGTTTTCGTGTCCACATCCATCCGCACCGGCCAGCAGGTGTATGCCGAAGGTGCCGATCTGATTGTTACCGGCGTGGTCAGCGAGGGGGCGGAAATCATTGCCGACGGCAATATCCATGTTTATGCACCGATGCGCGGCCGCGCGCTGGCCGGTGCGGACGGCCGCAGGGACGCGCGCATCTTTATCCACTCCATGCAGGCCGAGCTGGTATCCGTGGCCGGCATTTACCGCAACTTCGAGCAGGATCTGCCCGGGCATCTGCACAAGAAGCCGGTGCAGGTTTATTTGCAGGATGACCGGCTGGTCATCAGTGCGATTGAAGACTGACTGTCGGAAAGGCCGTCTGAAAACTGACTGCTTTCAGGCCGCCTGGTAAAACGGAAGCGGCCGTTTGATGCCGCCGTGTCATGTAAAAACAACAGTTTGACAAGAAAAGGAGACCGTTGTGTCTAAAATTATCGTTGTAACTTCCGGCAAGGGCGGTGTGGGCAAGACCACTACTTCCGCCAGCATTGCTTCCGGGCTGGCCCTGCGCGGCCACAAAACCGCCGTTATCGATTTCGATATCGGCCTGCGCAACCTGGATCTGATTATGGGCTGCGAGCGGCGCGTGGTGTACGACCTGATCAATGTGATTCAGGGCGAAGCCACGCTGAATCAGGCATTGATTAAAGACAAACACTGCGACAATCTGTTTATCCTGCCCGCTTCGCAAACCCGCGACAAAGACGCGCTGACCCGCGAAGGCGTGGAAAAAGTGCTGGACGAATTAACCGGTGAGATGGGTTTTGAGTTTGTGATTTGCGATTCGCCCGCCGGTATCGAACAGGGCGCGCTGATGGCACTGTATTTTGCCGACGAAGCGATTGTTACCACCAACCCCGAAGTATCCAGCGTACGCGATTCCGACCGCATCGTCGGCATTTTGCAGAGCAAATCGCGCAAAGCCGAAAAAGGCGAAACCGTCAAAGAGCATCTGCTGATTACCCGCTATTCGCCCGAGCGTGTGGAAAAAGAGGAAATGCTGTCGGTGCAGGATATTCAGGATATTCTGCGTATTCCGCTCATCGGCGTGATTCCCGAATCGCAAAATGTGTTGCAGGCTTCCAATGCGGGCGAGCCGGTGATTCACCAAAACGGTGTGGCCGCCGCCGAAGCCTATAAAGACGTGATTGCGCGCCTGCTGGGCGAAAACCGTGAAATGCGTTTTCTGAGTGCCGAGAAAAAAGGCTTCTTCCAACGTTTGTTCGGAGGTTGATATGTCTTTAATCAACATGCTGTTCGGCAAGAAGCAGAAAACGGCGGGTGTGGCGCGCGACCGCCTGCAGATTATCATCGCGCAGGAGCGCGTGAAGGCGCAGGCACCCGACTATTTGCCGACGCTGCAAAAAGAACTGTTGGAAGTGCTGTCGAAATATGTGCGTGTGTCGCTCGACGACATACGGATTTCACAGGAAAAACAGGACGGTGTGGATGTGCTGGAACTGAATATCACGCTGCCGGAGCAGAAAAAGGTCTGAGCCATGACCCTGACCGAATTACGCTATATTGTGGCCGTGGCGCAAGAGCGGCATTTCGGGCGGGCGGCACTGCGGTGCAGCGTCAGCCAGCCGACGCTGTCGATTGCCATCAAAAAACTGGAAGAAGAGCTGGGTGTGCTGCTGTTCGAGCGCGGCAGCAGCGAAGTGATGATGACCGAAGCGGGCGGACGGATTGTCGCCCAGGCCCGCCGTGTATTGGAAGAGGCCGACTTAATCCGCCATCTGGCGGGCGAAGAGCAAAACGAGTTGGCGGGCGCGCTCAAACTCGGGCTGATTTTTACCGTTGCCCCTTATCTGCTGCCCAAGCTGATTTTATCGCTGCGCGGCATTGCGCCGAATATGCCGCTGATGCTGGAAGAAAATTACACGGCATCGTTGGTGGAGCAGATCAAGTGCGGCGATT
Proteins encoded:
- the mnmE gene encoding tRNA uridine-5-carboxymethylaminomethyl(34) synthesis GTPase MnmE; translation: MNDTASQPVIAAIATAAGRGGVGVIRLSGKNLLPLAQRISGGKTPVPRTAVYTDFVDENGQPIDNGLLLYFAAPASFTGEDVIELQGHGGPVVMQMLLSRCLELGARPAEPGEFTKRAFLNNKLDLAQAESVADLIDASSRSAARMAVRSLKGAFSQHIHALVDDLITLRMLVEATLDFPEEDIDFLEAADARGKLAGLQGRLKTVLQSAEQGALLREGMSVVLAGAPNVGKSSLLNALAGDEVAIVTDIAGTTRDTVREQITLDGVPVHIIDTAGLRDTDDVVEQIGIERSRRAVREADVALILIDPSDGLNAKTQAVLADLPPTLKKIEIRNKIDLTGETAGVFSDGLTPQSGADCLIKLSAKTGSGLDLLKQALLKEVGWQGESEGLFLARSRHLAALKTAGAELELAALCGSRQIELLAEHLRLAQNACSEITGEFTADDLLGVIFSRFCIGK
- the minC gene encoding septum site-determining protein MinC; protein product: MNAAFKVKSARLDALAFLVENGDAGCLDSTLAESAQRYRAMQLPLLLDMQAFAQPQDTDLAALLAVFARHGLTVCALRHENEAWAQAAAENGLAFSIPNKAGYGDIPEPAETVPVPTTVINRPTVFVSTSIRTGQQVYAEGADLIVTGVVSEGAEIIADGNIHVYAPMRGRALAGADGRRDARIFIHSMQAELVSVAGIYRNFEQDLPGHLHKKPVQVYLQDDRLVISAIED
- the minD gene encoding septum site-determining protein MinD, encoding MSKIIVVTSGKGGVGKTTTSASIASGLALRGHKTAVIDFDIGLRNLDLIMGCERRVVYDLINVIQGEATLNQALIKDKHCDNLFILPASQTRDKDALTREGVEKVLDELTGEMGFEFVICDSPAGIEQGALMALYFADEAIVTTNPEVSSVRDSDRIVGILQSKSRKAEKGETVKEHLLITRYSPERVEKEEMLSVQDIQDILRIPLIGVIPESQNVLQASNAGEPVIHQNGVAAAEAYKDVIARLLGENREMRFLSAEKKGFFQRLFGG
- the minE gene encoding cell division topological specificity factor MinE, producing MSLINMLFGKKQKTAGVARDRLQIIIAQERVKAQAPDYLPTLQKELLEVLSKYVRVSLDDIRISQEKQDGVDVLELNITLPEQKKV